Proteins found in one Eriocheir sinensis breed Jianghai 21 chromosome 14, ASM2467909v1, whole genome shotgun sequence genomic segment:
- the LOC126998465 gene encoding titin-like isoform X4, with protein MERQRASIMEKGKDGDVEDITTTNIQSWWELPSIAHFCSLFRAAFDLLDFDIEELEEALLTDGLEDTGSPLLVELTVRLVQGCLPGKAVNATNYQSYLRKLFKHKCQEDSTRENLFVEGDMRWLPLRRKVEILHALCDFRLEAEDVLDLLKNLESDSLRVEPLGYDDSGSTYWYFYGTRLYREDHSLYHPHRRKPKDKDKEDKRKKKRKKKGHKNEESEEEADLPKAVWQVQCFSEEDWNALAEKFEECSSKLERSLLQTLREDFLPEIPRLFQEKEKIQRKRMMEFAPRRSSGRVQKLREKKEEEEKKMAIEIVEQEKRRQLEEEKKKKKKEEESVAAEKVERKIEREVLKEEVIQEKTSPPKLIKSPRERRKSEGQDFKIRDKVEHKVEPSIDLFEVNDASDHNENIWEEPVKKIKSGRPRKSSTDEAEDKVKPIKPRKPGRGRKPTKKPISPKEITKEELSDEEMEETSKPQVYSGRKTNNSLSSVAFSLNNAAVVPEPAVTSVNSVTSPPTKKKVKSAHMVLQTEDDLRTGMYKVLEHLRDHEDAWPFHDPVEEEYAPNYYAVIRRPMHISRMEERLDGGYYTNLAMFEGDFKLMMDNCKLYNGPESEYTHMAYTLEKVFAKLKAKYLEADLSSDEEMYIDMSYQQSAKRKNKRRSNSDEKENTRIDNGKMLTKKRGRKKKKVGRKPKEKHKEEMGLTSEKDKDWKKNKFNKEKDKEKTKNKDKPKIDEYEFRDDNDDMGREEEEEEEDDDDDDDDDDDDEFPEPPLLVREDPYPEEDDEEEMDGVEEALEPSSFANESHGEEEEEAPPPVVEKEEKKVPKTKTGRTRKEKEEGNKKSSSSDPVEEDEDDDDMEPDVCMYYNNNDYHSDEDEDDAAEVADGEMEDREEEEGEGKGEGEGEEEEERNTTDYLSERHSELFGEIDDIDDEEEGEVEAVTAAVDGDVKGGEKGKHNHLGKASKKKGGTSGGKDKEKKKHKHGEKHDKHHHHHHHHHHHHHHHKSKNKEGKHHKKKNKHTAEKDSKKILKVEDVYDYSEEEDPGEQVVEPEVPEGAPVKVKEETGKKKKKIKHRGKHEKHGKHHDKQERHKEGKVKEGKKEGKKKNSKKKKIPAKNMAAIDALSQATEQTLKDITTMLDESNVPRISEYSSASNSPSRKVTAEEFEAIAYKIEAEYRRKLMMDEPKDKDKKAHKKKKRKNADGAEGEEPKKKKIKKEKKPESDKDSLDNTKELFKDIKDGRIKPGAIIKSKDIAKKEGVVKKETKSSTEGKPKAKTNPFGKINKQEHSKLTTLIAKAKESRIGLVPNSEVGDSPKLSLGSIILSGDIGTGMKSTHEANSTDDEEKWESKEKWDSPFENRWEKVPEKEEAPSVREEDEKEEIPEVEDFSERICEEPPPTPRAPEIKQERATPNLSAWFKAFGTPKLSSAGPKKMPDDMMGSPKEMDDSEIINVEDEGDVDVGEPCPLDEPPPSLLPPGSPEPPVSPEPPISPEKPPETPWYEKLDEKLEDEPIWKKMKMRDQGYTVVDSRMPDEEDDPYKFEEEELDRAREEAKKLEVERQRKASVSSSGVSDRSPLNHSFDSDRSPAAFSSEGERSPMTRSPHTPGFGSKQFSPVPEKSPSVPAYSPRYENALSKTFPSYDPDKSKYQANGAIKVGFYQDMTDKPNTDKPEKKSADQKPAESPVYSPTVPYMSSFYSNKAEANKKQKSPAGYASFYSSESNLDKAKTPNYYSASAPATPTDKPSPAAAVVTEPTEKPKPQYGYYSYDTNKPLTDQYKSTGSVPPPQPAKKPPGYYNAHDGPKKQPASLSPAAQSGPLSTDLASPGQVALPISSPVLPSKTEMQPLKKRAAIDRGGQDYSSSAPVSVRPEVPVGGLTPPWTEPKSVEETTAPPSVSVPFSPHAPALPANLANLSQIVSRITEPESSRTIEKESAKTPTESQRAPPTYPTPDPAIGKTLPSPLYGVSGGQTPTQSQVLELDRSGISSVSDINDLHSPGLSVPGRVPPADLSRQLEAEQLQDRSVQPNYHQQITSPHMQTQPGLASPQQLSKGPQTPQSQLHTGPQPPAAHQKPAEVTRPASRDLPPAHVTDKSHMYLPQKSIWSTTLATSLASSLASSLPSNIVTSLSTSLGTSLATTSVIASLQKMGSLPADRLTLDRAAFATLASRSGQANIFSHELLPRGSVGAGQTQVGPGPSSGGSSGGSSSTGTAATSRSASSSGSAAGGSASAASNSVELGIGRSYANMMTGQSSPLFGRAEGALTPGPLPRPLSGSSSPFLSQSPGLSAALGLPGAPRTPTPAHQQSHQTLSGLSQGTFPSLSRDPRDPISQSHPSLQIPSLNSIASSQAQTLGHLNAASLASYSSRDSLALMNQGSRGPLASGLVDPTSQFYQQIFQQRQAQEELLLRTAGAHPQLAAHQSMMFQQGLMSAAGLSSGYPPSLGLRPGSYQGMNRPWL; from the exons GAGCTCGAGGAGGCCCTGCTGACCGATGGCCTGGAGGACACGGGCAGCCCACTCCTGGTGGAGCTGACGGTGCGCCTCGTGCAGGGTTGCCTGCCGGGGAAAGCCGTCAACGCCACCAACTACCAGAGCTACCTGAGGAAGCTCTTCAAACACAAATGTCAG GAGGACTCAACCAGAGAAAACCTGTTTGTGGAGGGGGACATGCGATGGCTGCCTCTTCGGAGAAAAGTCGAAATCCTTCATGCCCTTTGTGACTTTAGACTAGAAGCTGAAGACGTTCTTGATCTCTTAAAA AACTTAGAATCCGATAGTTTAAGAGTGGAGCCCCTTGGGTACGATGACAGTGGCTCCACCTACTGGTATTTTTATGGCACCCGACTCTATCGGGAAGATCATTCTCTGTACCACCCACACAGACGGAAACCAAAGGATAAagacaaagaagataaaaggaaaaagaaacgaaagaaaaaagggcataaaaatgaggagagtgaagaggaagcaGACTTACCCAAGGCTGTGTGGCAG GTTCAGTGCTTTTCTGAGGAGGACTGGAATGCACTGGCTGAGAAGTTTGAGGAGTGCTCCTCCAAGCTTGAACGGAGCTTGTTGCAGACTCTTCGTGAAGACTTCCTGCCAGAAATTCCAAGACTcttccaagaaaaagaaaag ATTCAGAGGAAGCGCATGATGGAATTTGCCCCAAGAAGGTCTTCAGGTCGTGTTCAGAagttgagggaaaagaaagaagaggaggagaaaaagatggcaATTGAAATTGTGGagcaggaaaagagaagacagttagaagaggagaagaaaaagaaaaagaaagaagaggaatcagTTGCTGCTGAAAAGGTTGAAAG AAAAATTGAGCGAGAGGTTCTGAAGGAAGAAGTAATACAGGAGAAAACCTCACCGCCAAAGTTGATTAAGTCGCcgcgggaaaggaggaagagtgaggggcaGGATTTTAAGATTCGGGACAAAGTTGAACACAAAGTTGAACCCTCAATAGACCTCTTTGAGGTTAATGATGCATCTGACCACAACGAGAACATTTGGGAGGAGCcagtgaaaaagataaaaagtgggCGACCAAGGAAAAGCAGTACTGATGAGGCTGAGGACAAAGTTAAACCTATCAAGCCAAGAAAACCAGGGAGAGGCAGGAAGCCTACAAAGAAACCTATCTCACCAAAGGAAATCACCAAGGAGGAGTTGAGtgatgaagagatggaagagaccTCCAAACCTCAG GTGTACAGCGGACGCAAAACTAACAACTCCTTGTCGTCAGTTGCATTTTCCCTCAATAATGCAGCTGTGGTGCCTGAACCAGCTGTCACCAGTGTCAACTCTGTCACGTCACCACCAACCAAGAAGAAGGTCAAAAGTGCCCACAT ggTTTTGCAAACAGAAGATGACCTCAGGACAGGGATGTACAAAGTTCTTGAGCATCTGCGGGACCACGAGGATGCTTGGCCCTTCCATGACCCTGTTGAGGAAGAGTACGCGCCCAACTACTATGCAGTGATCCGCAGACCCATGCACATCTCCAGG ATGGAGGAACGACTGGATGGCGGCTACTACACAAACCTGGCCATGTTTGAGGGAGACTTTAAGCTTATGATGGATAATTGTAAACTTTATAATGGACCAGAAAGTG AATATACACACATGGCTTACACATTGGAGAAAGTGTTTGCAAAACTCAAGGCAAAATATCTTGAGGCAGACCTTTCCTCAGACGAAGAAATGTACATAGACATGAGTTACCAACAGTCAGccaagagaaagaacaagagaagaagtaacagtgatgaaaaggaaaacacaagaataGATAATGGTAAGATGCTGACCAAGAAGAGAGGAcgcaagaagaagaaagtgggacGGAAGCCTAAGGAAAAGCACAAAGAGGAAATGGGCCTTACCTCTGAAAAAGACAAGGATTGGAAGAAGAACAAAtttaacaaagaaaaagacaaggagaagacaaagaataaagacAAACCAAAGATAGATGAGTATGAGTTTCGAGATGACAATGATGacatggggagagaagaggaagaagaggaagaagatgatgatgatgatgatgatgatgatgatgatgatgagttccCAGAGCCTCCACTGCTAGTGAGAGAAGATCCTTACCctgaagaagatgatgaggaggagatggatggagtGGAGGAAGCACTTGAACCTTCCTCCTTTGCTAACGAGTcacatggggaggaggaagaagaagcacctCCTCCagtggtggagaaggaagagaagaaagtgccAAAGACCAAAACTGGAAGaactagaaaagagaaagaagaaggcaaTAAAAAGTCATCCTCGAGTGACCCTgtagaggaagatgaggacgatGATGACATGGAGCCAGATGTGTGTATGTACTACAACAACAACGATTACCAcagtgatgaggatgaggacgatgCAGCTGAGGTGgcagatggagagatggaggacagggaggaggaagagggagagggaaagggagagggagagggagaggaagaggaagagaggaatactACTGACTATCTAAGTGAGAGGCACAGTGAACTCTTTGGGGAGattgatgatattgatgatgaagaagagggggaggtcgAGGCAGTGACAGCAGCAGTGGATGGGGATGTTAAGGGTGGTGAGAAAGGGAAGCACAACCACCTGGGGAAGGCAAGCAAGAAAAAGGGTGGCACTAGCGGCGGcaaagacaaggagaagaagaaacacaagCATGGTGAAAAGCatgacaaacaccaccaccaccaccaccatcatcaccaccatcaccaccaccacaagagcaaaaataaggaagggaagcaccataaaaagaagaacaagcaTACGGCCGAGAAGGACTCCAAGAAAATCCTGAAGGTGGAGGATGTGTATGACTACTCTGAGGAGGAAGACCCAGGAGAGCAGGTTGTTGAGCCTGAAGTGCCTGAAGGTGCGCCGgtcaaggtgaaggaggagacgggcaagaagaagaagaagatcaagcaCCGTGGGAAGCACGAGAAGCACGGCAAGCACCACGACAAACAGGAGCGCCACAAGGAGGGCAAAGTTAAGGAAggcaaaaaggaagggaagaagaaaaatagcaagaaaaagaagatcccTGCAAAAAATATGGCAGCAATTGATGCTCTCTCTCAAGCAACTGAGCAGACTTTGAAG GACATAACAACGATGCTTGATGAATCCAACGTTCCGCGCATCAGTGAGTACTCCTCCGCCAGCAACTCACCCTCCCGCAAAGTCACTGCAGAAGAATTTGAGGCCATTGCTTATAAGATTGAGGCAGAGTACAGAAGGAAACTGATGATGGATGAGCCAAAGGATAAAGACAAGAaagcacacaaaaagaaaaagagaaagaatgcagATGGAGCAGAGGGAGAAgaacccaagaagaagaaaataaagaaagaaaagaaacctgAAAGTGACAAGGACAGCCTAGATAACACTAAAGAGTTATTCAAAGACATTAAGGATGGAAGGATAAAACCAGGGGCCATAATAAAGTCCAAAGACATAGCAAAGAAAGAGGGTGTGGttaaaaaggagacaaagagTTCCACGGAGGGAAAGCCTAAAGCGAAGACTAACCCTTTTGGGAAGATCAATAAGCAGGAGCACTCCAAGCTAACCACACTGATAGCAAAAGCCAAAGAATCACGTATAGGCCTTGTACCCAACAGCGAAGTAGGAGATAGTCCAAAGCTTAGTCTGGGCAGCATCATTCTCTCAGGAGACATTGGCACAGGCATGAAATCTACCCATGAAGCCAACAGCACGGATGATGAAGAAAAGTGGGAATCTAAAGAAAAGTGGGACAGCCCCTTTGAGAACAGGTGGGAGAAAGTGCCGGAGAAAGAGGAAGCTCCATCTGtgagagaagaagatgagaaagaagaaattcCTGAAGTGGAGGATTTTAGTGAACGAATATGTGAAGAACCTCCACCAACACCTCGGGCACCAGAAATAAAGCAGGAAAGGGCAACTCCCAATCTGAGTGCATGGTTTAAAGCTTTTGGCACACCCAAGCTGTCATCTGCTGGGCCTAAAAAGATGCCTGATGACATGATGGGCAGTCCCAAGGAAATGGATGACTCAGAGATCATCAATGTGGAAGATGAGGGGGATGTTGACGTTGGTGAGCCTTGTCCACTGGATGAGCCACCACCGTCACTGCTTCCCCCCGGCAGCCCTGAGCCGCCTGTGTCTCCAGAGCCTCCCATCTCCCCAGAGAAACCACCAGAAACTCCTTGGTATGAGAAACTAGATGAAAAACTGGAGGATGAACCAAtttggaagaaaatgaag ATGAGAGACCAAGGATACACGGTTGTGGACAGCAGGATG CCTGATGAGGAGGACGACCCATACAAgtttgaggaggaagagttagaccGTGCGCGGGAGGAAGCCAAGAAGCTTGAAGTGGAGCGACAACGAAAGGCATCCGTGTCATCCTCGGGCGTGTCGGATCGCTCGCCCCTCAACCATAGCTTTGACTCTGATCGTTCCCCTGCAGCATTTTCGTCGGAAGGGGAGCGCTCCCCCATGACCAGGTCTCCTCACACACCAGGATTTGGTTCTAAACAGTTTTCACCGGTCCCAGAAAAGTCTCCGAGTGTTCCAGCTTATTCTCCAAGATATGAAAATGCATTATCTAAAACATTCCCATCCTATGATCCAGATAAGTCGAAATATCAGGCTAATGGGGCAATaaaggtaggtttctatcaagACATGACAGACAAACCCAACACTGACAAACCAGAGAAAAAGAGTGCAGATCAAAAACCAGCAGAATCACCAGTTTATAGTCCCACTGTGCCATACATGAGTTCATTTTACTCTAACAAAGCAGAAGCTAATAAGAAGCAAAAGTCTCCTGCTGGTTATGCTAGTTTTTACAGCTCAGAATCCAATCTTGATAAAGCCAAGACTCCAAATTACTACTCAGCGTCTGCTCCAGCCACTCCAACCGATAAACCGTCCCCTGCTGCTGCAGTGGTAACTGAACCCACAGAAAAGCCTAAGCCGCAGTATGGCTATTATTCATATGATACCAATAAGCCTCTTACTGATCAGTATAAAAGCACTggatcagtaccaccaccacagcctgcaAAGAAACCACCAGGATATTACAATGCTCATGATGGTCCCAAGAAGCAGCCAGCATCACTGTCCCCTGCAGCCCAGTCTGGTCCACTCTCCACTGATCTAGCATCTCCAGGTCAGGTTGCTTTACCAATATCAAGTCCAGTTTTACCCAGCAAAACAGAAATGCAGCCTCTGAAGAAGAGAGCAGCTATTGACCGAGGTGGACAAGATTATTCTTCTAGCGCACCGGTGTCAGTGAGACCTGAAGTTCCTGTTGGTGGACTTACACCACCTTGGACAGAACCTAAATCTGTAGAGGAGACCACAGCCCCTCCCAGTGTTTCAGTTCCCTTCTCACCTCATGCCCCAGCTTTGCCTGCCAACCTAGCTAACTTGTCTCAAATAGTTTCCCGCATCACAGAACCAGAATCTAGCAGAACTATTGAAAAGGAGTCTGCCAAGACTCCAACTGAATCTCAACGTGCCCCTCCCACCTATCCAACTCCAGACCCTGCCATTGGGAAGACTTTACCATCTCCTTTGTATGGTGTGTCTGGAGGACAGACTCCCACACAAAGTCAAGTTTTAGAATTAGATCGTAGTGGAATAAGTTCTGTAAGTGATATCAATGACTTGCACTCACCGGGCTTATCAGTTCCCGGACGGGTGCCACCAGCAGACCTTTCCCGCCAACTAGAAGCTGAACAGCTCCAAGACAGATCTGTTCAACCCAACTATCATCAGCAGATCACAAGTCCTCACATGCAAACACAGCCAGGCTTAGCATCACCACAGCAGTTGTCCAAAGGTCCACAAACACCACAGTCACAGTTGCACACTGGCCCACAGCCTCCAGCAGCACATCAGAAGCCAGCAGAGGTTACGCGCCCAGCCAGCCGGGACCTTCCCCCCGCTCATGTCACTGATAAATCTCACATGTACCTGCCACAGAAAAGCATATGGAGCACCACTTTAGCAACAAGTTTAGCTTCAAGTCTAGCCTCCAGCTTACCATCCAATATTGTCACTAGTTTATCAACAAGTTTAGGTACAAGTTTAGCTACCACCTCTGTGATTGCTTCCCTACAAAAGATGGGATCATTACCAGCTGACCGTCTGACACTCGATCGTGCAGCTTTTGCCACTCTCGCTAGTCGCAGTGGACAGGCAAACATTTTCTCGCATGAATTATTACCCAGAGGGTCAGTTGGTGCTGGACAGACTCAGGTGGGGCCTGGCCCAAGTAGTGGAGGTTCAtcaggaggaagcagctcaactgGTACTGCAGCCACAAGCAGATCTGCATCTAGTTCTGGTAGTGCTGCAGGAGGGTCGGCTTCTGCAGCCAGTAATAGCGTAGAGTTGGGAATTGGACGTTCTTATGCTAACATGATGACTGGTCAGTCTTCCCCTTTGTTTGGCCGTGCAGAAGGAGCCCTTACTCCTGGACCTCTGCCACGTCCACTTTCTGgctcttcttccccattcctgTCACAATCACCAGGGTTGAGTGCTGCCTTGGGCCTGCCTGGGGCACCACGCACTCCTACTCCTGCTCACCAACAGTCTCATCAAACTTTATCTGGATTAAGTCAAGGTACTTTTCCATCATTATCTCGTGATCCAAGAGATCCTATTTCTCagtctcatccatctcttcagaTTCCCAGTCTTAATTCAATAGCTTCCAGTCAAGCTCAGACACTTGGCCACCTCAACGCTGCCAGTCTTGCATCCTACTCCAGTCGAGATTCATTGGCACTGATGAACCAAGGGAGTCGCGGTCCACTAGCAAGTGGTCTTGTAGATCCCACATCCCAGTTTTACCAGCAGATCTTTCAACAGCGCCAGGCCCAAGAGGAACTTTTGCTGAGAACTGCTGGAGCCCACCCTCAGCTGGCTGCCCACCAGTCCATGATGTTCCAGCAGGGGCTCATGAGTGCAGCCGGTTTGTCCTCAggctaccctccctcccttggccTCAGGCCAGGGTCTTACCAAGGAATGAATAGACCATGGCTCTGA